In the Methanobrevibacter boviskoreani JH1 genome, one interval contains:
- a CDS encoding KH domain-containing protein, which produces MAETDYLKIPQERVGVLIGKDGSVKKTIEDTLNTILDINSDEGTVTIYPQESMEDPLGVWKTNYVVKAIGRGFNPETALKLKEDDMYLEVLKLTEAVGKNKKALARQKGRIIGRGGVTKDIIVDMADVDMAVYGKTVSLIGKLENIMIAKEAIEMILNGSRHKSVYSFLENKKRERKVKEFKESIGISQDKIELRDDLD; this is translated from the coding sequence ATGGCAGAAACTGATTATTTAAAAATCCCACAGGAACGTGTTGGAGTTTTAATTGGAAAAGATGGTTCTGTTAAAAAAACAATCGAAGATACATTAAACACAATACTCGATATCAATAGTGATGAAGGTACAGTGACCATATATCCCCAGGAAAGTATGGAAGATCCTTTAGGTGTTTGGAAAACCAACTATGTTGTTAAAGCTATTGGACGTGGTTTTAACCCAGAAACAGCATTAAAACTTAAAGAAGACGACATGTATTTAGAAGTTTTAAAATTAACTGAGGCTGTTGGAAAAAATAAGAAGGCATTGGCAAGACAAAAAGGAAGAATAATTGGTAGAGGGGGAGTTACCAAAGATATTATTGTTGATATGGCTGATGTCGATATGGCTGTTTATGGCAAGACCGTTTCACTAATTGGTAAACTTGAAAATATTATGATTGCAAAAGAAGCGATCGAAATGATATTAAACGGTTCAAGACATAAGTCCGTTTACAGTTTCCTTGAAAATAAGAAACGTGAAAGAAAAGTCAAAGAGTTCAAGGAATCAATAGGTATTAGCCAAGATAAAATTGAACTTAGAGACGATTTAGACTGA
- a CDS encoding MFS transporter, with the protein MESRKFITVVLTTTMASFIVAYTSVVPALALPSIAKAFNLNNFMQNWVINAFLFSVAIFAVPTGNLAGKWGLKKSFLLGNIIFLIGAVITSFAFSPMSLILFRAFQGVGAALIYNTVMNIVAVAIPEENRGKAIGIVVAGVNLGLVLAPTLGGILTYNLGWESIFLFTVPFLLLIIPITYLLISEEWKIGENDKFDVRGGILWMITIFLLIYGFTSINHIDGIVMLISGIFLLVLWNYLELRVKNPVYDVKVFEDKRFKYANLSSFLIYIGSYFVTYVLSYHLQYILGWNSEMAGLLLMVTPIIQIVISPYMGRLSDKANPLKIASLGIILIVFSLVTLDLLIRLPDSLVIIVLSMIFLGVGMGVYTSPNTNVIMSSVKPEDTPTASVSVTIIRVIGQSTSSSLLIIIFTMIMGSVEIIPKYYGLLSLSIHWTCIIGTILCIFALFASLIGYKYSLNMKNP; encoded by the coding sequence ATGGAATCCAGAAAGTTTATAACTGTGGTTTTAACTACTACCATGGCTTCATTTATTGTGGCTTATACCTCAGTTGTTCCAGCACTTGCGTTACCTTCAATTGCAAAGGCATTTAATTTAAATAACTTTATGCAAAACTGGGTAATTAATGCGTTTTTATTTTCTGTAGCTATTTTTGCAGTTCCGACAGGTAATTTGGCTGGAAAGTGGGGTCTTAAAAAATCATTTTTATTGGGAAACATCATTTTCTTAATTGGTGCTGTAATCACGTCCTTTGCATTTTCACCAATGTCATTGATTTTATTTAGGGCTTTTCAAGGTGTTGGTGCAGCACTTATTTATAATACCGTTATGAATATTGTTGCTGTAGCCATTCCTGAGGAAAATAGGGGAAAGGCAATTGGTATTGTTGTTGCTGGTGTTAATTTAGGTTTGGTGCTTGCTCCAACTTTAGGCGGTATATTAACTTATAACTTAGGCTGGGAAAGTATATTCTTATTTACAGTTCCATTTCTTTTATTAATCATTCCTATAACTTACCTTCTTATTTCCGAAGAGTGGAAAATAGGGGAAAATGATAAATTTGATGTTAGGGGCGGAATCCTTTGGATGATTACAATATTTCTTTTAATCTATGGATTTACTTCAATTAACCATATTGATGGAATTGTAATGTTAATTTCAGGTATCTTTCTTTTAGTTCTATGGAATTATTTAGAATTACGTGTTAAAAATCCAGTATATGATGTAAAAGTTTTTGAAGATAAAAGATTTAAATATGCAAATTTATCCTCATTTCTAATTTATATCGGTTCATACTTTGTAACCTATGTCTTAAGTTATCATTTACAGTATATCTTAGGATGGAATTCGGAGATGGCAGGATTGTTGCTAATGGTTACTCCAATTATACAGATTGTTATTTCCCCATACATGGGTAGACTTTCTGATAAAGCAAATCCTTTAAAAATTGCATCATTAGGTATAATATTAATAGTGTTCTCATTAGTAACACTTGACCTCCTAATACGATTGCCTGATTCACTTGTTATTATAGTTTTATCCATGATCTTTTTAGGTGTAGGTATGGGAGTTTACACATCACCGAATACGAATGTGATAATGAGTTCTGTAAAACCGGAGGATACTCCAACAGCATCTGTTTCAGTAACGATTATTAGGGTTATAGGTCAATCAACAAGTTCTTCACTGCTAATTATTATATTTACTATGATAATGGGAAGTGTGGAGATTATTCCTAAATACTATGGTTTATTATCTTTAAGTATTCACTGGACATGTATAATAGGTACTATCCTTTGTATATTTGCTTTGTTTGCATCTTTAATCGGATATAAATATTCTTTAAATATGAAAAATCCTTAA
- the eif1A gene encoding translation initiation factor eIF-1A, translating to MANKKNNNNNQQQSYRRVRTPKNGEIAGVVEQIMGHGKLKVRCADGFIRTTRIPGKMKKRIWIREGDVILVKPWDFQSEEKADVIWRYTKTESNWLERKGYLKM from the coding sequence TTGGCAAATAAAAAGAACAATAACAATAATCAGCAACAAAGTTACAGAAGGGTTAGAACACCTAAAAATGGAGAAATAGCTGGTGTTGTTGAACAGATTATGGGACATGGAAAACTTAAAGTTAGATGTGCAGACGGTTTTATACGTACCACACGTATTCCTGGAAAAATGAAAAAAAGAATATGGATTCGTGAAGGTGACGTTATCCTTGTAAAACCATGGGATTTCCAAAGTGAAGAAAAGGCTGATGTTATTTGGAGATATACCAAAACCGAATCCAATTGGCTTGAAAGAAAAGGATATTTAAAAATGTAA
- a CDS encoding CPBP family intramembrane glutamic endopeptidase, which produces MINDSNLDNVFTENDNQEAFDYKGEKGILSKVGFSYFFLLLIMFFIPSILLSFTYNPSNDLVLAYNFIGFIVGAIVLHYSSKGIPNSKNSKKHDLSLLKYLAYFVMGYGLMILGYSISGFIQGLFINNAVNPIQTFESSNMLVTFLYAILLGPIFEEYFFRKVLIDKISRYGELFAVLVSAFMFMIYHMNFYQFIGVFLMGVVLGHVYVKTRRIEYTITLHQLANFFGLFVPMLIGTSVYAGIFNYFCIAIMFLAVILSAYLILTVKYDSGDIEIPENKTFGFFFKNASVCAFIIFGLFIGVLNLGVFA; this is translated from the coding sequence TTGATAAATGACTCGAATTTAGATAATGTCTTTACTGAAAATGACAATCAAGAAGCTTTTGACTACAAGGGGGAAAAGGGGATATTATCAAAAGTTGGATTTAGTTATTTCTTCTTACTTTTGATAATGTTCTTTATTCCATCAATATTATTGTCTTTTACATATAATCCCAGCAATGATTTAGTTTTAGCTTATAATTTCATTGGATTTATTGTAGGGGCAATTGTTTTACATTATTCAAGTAAAGGTATTCCTAATTCAAAAAATTCTAAAAAGCATGATTTAAGTCTATTGAAATATCTTGCATATTTTGTTATGGGTTATGGATTAATGATTTTAGGATATAGCATCTCAGGTTTTATTCAAGGATTGTTTATTAATAATGCCGTTAATCCAATTCAAACTTTCGAATCTTCAAATATGCTTGTAACCTTTTTATATGCAATATTACTTGGACCAATATTTGAAGAATATTTCTTTAGAAAGGTTTTAATTGACAAAATAAGTAGATATGGGGAATTGTTTGCAGTTTTAGTATCTGCATTTATGTTTATGATCTACCATATGAATTTCTATCAGTTTATTGGCGTGTTCTTAATGGGGGTAGTTTTAGGACATGTTTATGTTAAAACTAGAAGAATTGAATATACAATTACTTTACACCAATTAGCTAACTTCTTCGGATTGTTTGTTCCGATGTTAATTGGAACAAGTGTTTACGCAGGAATATTTAATTATTTCTGTATTGCTATAATGTTTTTAGCTGTTATATTATCTGCATATTTAATTTTAACAGTTAAATATGATTCTGGGGATATCGAGATACCTGAAAATAAAACATTTGGGTTTTTCTTTAAAAATGCATCTGTATGTGCTTTTATTATATTTGGGTTGTTTATAGGAGTTTTGAATTTAGGCGTTTTTGCCTAA
- a CDS encoding GyrI-like domain-containing protein yields MEFEEKTIDDQFIAVISNKGTLEAAEVLFAKLAGWLEEEEVETAGDPFMIFYKLPENTEPDKVVYDVGVPIKELVKGNDLINTANMIGHKVLTTIHKGGRENIKETYTALAQYAVDNNYDIIGSPKEVYIKGFLEKTDDKLTEIQLPVIKM; encoded by the coding sequence ATGGAATTTGAGGAAAAGACAATTGACGATCAATTTATAGCAGTAATCAGTAATAAAGGAACACTTGAGGCTGCGGAAGTATTATTTGCAAAATTAGCAGGATGGTTAGAGGAAGAGGAAGTTGAAACTGCCGGAGATCCTTTCATGATATTCTATAAACTTCCTGAAAATACGGAACCTGATAAGGTTGTATATGATGTTGGAGTACCTATTAAGGAATTAGTTAAAGGTAATGATTTAATAAATACTGCAAATATGATTGGTCATAAGGTATTAACTACTATTCATAAAGGTGGAAGGGAGAATATCAAGGAAACATATACTGCTTTAGCTCAATATGCGGTGGATAATAATTATGATATTATTGGTTCACCTAAAGAAGTTTATATTAAGGGTTTTCTTGAAAAAACTGATGATAAACTTACTGAAATTCAGCTTCCAGTAATTAAAATGTAA
- a CDS encoding molybdenum cofactor synthesis domain-containing protein, with product MGTEFLNIKDSVDAKNLIQEYFNKYYEPEGEEIPIENSNGRVVFEDIYAKIDFPPFDRALKDGFAIKSEDSFGASEENPKVLKVIDALEAGSYSKKTVENGLAVEISTGSPLPEGADSVLMFEYSLKNGDEVELYTSVTPTQDVGKKGSDVKDGNLLIKKDTVLSASKIGVLAAQGFTTVKVYKKPNISIISTGNELTELGEELKPSKIYDVNSYMIKNAVESIGANGTIKGIVKDDYDQLKSKILECLEEYDILICSGGTSAGVGDVLKHVLDEIGEVKLHGIAVQPGKPTILGVIGEKLVIGLPGNPVSSLVIFNVFVAPAIRSLLGLKESSLKKVEGKLTKRIHSAIGREQYQLVKYDEGKVEPIFKDSGAIFSLARADGYVNVSKNTELVEEGEIVEVNLFN from the coding sequence ATGGGAACTGAGTTTTTAAATATTAAAGATTCAGTAGATGCTAAAAATTTGATTCAAGAGTATTTTAATAAGTATTATGAACCAGAAGGGGAGGAAATTCCTATTGAAAATAGTAATGGCCGTGTGGTATTTGAGGATATCTATGCTAAAATTGACTTTCCTCCATTTGACAGGGCATTAAAAGACGGGTTTGCAATTAAATCAGAGGATAGTTTCGGTGCTTCTGAGGAAAATCCTAAGGTACTCAAGGTAATAGATGCTCTTGAGGCAGGTTCTTATTCTAAAAAAACTGTTGAAAATGGTTTGGCTGTAGAGATAAGTACAGGATCACCTTTACCTGAAGGTGCAGATTCTGTTCTGATGTTTGAATATTCACTAAAAAATGGTGATGAGGTAGAGTTGTATACTAGTGTAACACCTACTCAGGATGTTGGTAAGAAAGGGTCTGATGTTAAAGATGGTAATCTACTTATTAAAAAAGACACTGTTCTTTCTGCTAGTAAAATTGGGGTTTTAGCAGCTCAGGGATTTACAACTGTTAAGGTTTATAAGAAACCTAATATTTCAATCATTTCAACAGGCAATGAATTAACTGAATTAGGAGAGGAATTAAAACCTTCTAAAATATATGATGTTAACAGTTATATGATTAAAAATGCTGTTGAATCTATTGGCGCTAATGGAACCATAAAAGGTATAGTAAAAGATGATTATGATCAGTTAAAGTCTAAAATCTTGGAATGTTTAGAGGAATATGATATTTTAATATGTTCTGGAGGAACATCTGCAGGTGTTGGGGATGTTTTAAAACATGTTTTAGATGAGATCGGTGAGGTTAAACTTCACGGTATTGCAGTTCAGCCAGGTAAGCCTACTATCTTAGGGGTTATAGGTGAGAAACTAGTTATTGGACTTCCAGGAAATCCGGTATCTTCACTTGTAATATTTAATGTATTTGTTGCACCTGCGATTCGTTCTTTATTAGGTTTAAAAGAATCTTCTCTTAAAAAGGTGGAAGGCAAACTTACTAAAAGAATTCACTCTGCCATTGGAAGGGAACAATATCAACTAGTTAAATATGATGAGGGTAAAGTAGAACCTATATTTAAAGATTCTGGAGCTATTTTCTCTCTTGCCCGTGCAGATGGATATGTAAATGTATCTAAAAATACTGAACTTGTTGAAGAGGGAGAAATAGTTGAGGTAAATTTATTTAATTAA
- a CDS encoding serine protein kinase RIO produces the protein MKDKIAKADDEVQKIISRKRKKGDEDRKVGSDIFDKRTLETLYKLANQNYLDILNGEISTGKEANVLKGIKGDEFYAVKIYRIATSDFKKMNFYVDGDPRFKIRLNNKHQLITAWVNKEYKNLERLYKAKVNVPKPITSLNNVLILEFIGDEEGNPAKTVKYQKPKDVDKFLDDLLKETYKFINDAKLVHGDLSVYNVMNFNEKPVIIDVSQSVTSDNPIANELLKRDIGNLYNDFRKLGSQMSKEEIETAIGVEDGKLLSLKK, from the coding sequence ATGAAAGATAAAATAGCCAAAGCCGACGATGAAGTCCAGAAAATCATCTCCAGAAAACGTAAAAAGGGAGATGAAGATAGAAAAGTAGGTAGTGACATATTTGATAAAAGAACCCTTGAGACCTTATACAAACTAGCCAATCAAAATTATCTTGATATTTTAAATGGTGAGATAAGCACTGGAAAGGAGGCTAATGTATTAAAAGGCATTAAAGGTGATGAATTTTACGCTGTAAAAATCTATCGTATTGCAACTTCTGATTTTAAAAAAATGAATTTCTATGTGGATGGGGATCCTAGATTTAAAATAAGACTTAATAATAAACATCAATTAATCACAGCATGGGTAAATAAAGAATATAAGAACCTTGAAAGATTATACAAGGCAAAGGTCAATGTTCCAAAACCGATAACTTCCTTAAATAATGTGCTTATTTTAGAATTTATTGGAGATGAGGAAGGAAATCCCGCTAAAACTGTAAAATACCAAAAACCTAAAGATGTAGATAAATTTCTAGATGACCTGCTTAAAGAAACCTACAAATTTATCAATGATGCGAAACTAGTTCATGGAGATTTATCTGTATATAATGTAATGAATTTTAATGAAAAACCAGTTATAATAGATGTTTCACAGTCTGTAACATCAGACAATCCCATAGCAAATGAACTATTAAAAAGAGATATTGGAAACCTATATAATGATTTCAGGAAATTAGGTTCACAGATGAGCAAAGAAGAGATTGAAACTGCTATTGGAGTTGAAGACGGTAAATTACTATCCCTAAAAAAATGA